A stretch of Lathyrus oleraceus cultivar Zhongwan6 chromosome 6, CAAS_Psat_ZW6_1.0, whole genome shotgun sequence DNA encodes these proteins:
- the LOC127092066 gene encoding uncharacterized protein LOC127092066, with the protein MKKVRNLKKRLERPVELDKINNETRVQDVDWICSLSESEIDFMISLKLLITKRAERIGCKNLADRFDLKTIRAIAFVLMENLKTEVKETSLVPDTVKSTAFLDACNILKCSNVVSATIEELSKTVGADIQPILTSSTPTSKRKKRKVGSKE; encoded by the exons ATGAAGAAAGTTAGAAACTTGAAGAAGAGATTGGAAAGACCCGTTGAGTTGGATAAAATCAACAATGAGACTAGGGTTCAAGATGTCGATTGGATTTGCTCTCTTTCAGAGTCTGAGATT GATTTTATGATTAGCTTGAAACTGTTGATCACAAAGCGAGCAGAAAGGATAGGGTGTAAAAACTTGGCTGACAGATTTGACCTTAAGACGATTCGAGCTATTG CATTTGTTTTGATGGAAAATCTCAAAACAGAGGTAAAAGAAACATCACTTGTACCAGACACGGTAAAATCTACTGCCTTCTTAGATGCTTgcaacatacttaaatgtagtAATGTGGTTTCTGCAACTATTGAAGAGCTTAGTAAAACTGTTGGTGCTGATATACAACCTATTCTAACAAG TTCGACGCCAACTTCCAAACGAAAGAAGCGGAAAGTTGGAAGCAAAGAGTAA